A stretch of the Aegilops tauschii subsp. strangulata cultivar AL8/78 chromosome 4, Aet v6.0, whole genome shotgun sequence genome encodes the following:
- the LOC141021910 gene encoding uncharacterized protein: MQYSNSEALQSGVTEAEQHQQLAASTAAPAVYLRAEQHQQQAEQHQQSSSGAEQQQRQAKKKEEEKGGARQSSTSSPAARQSSTEAHLPEEEKSTRGRRHEEGRETKEQEGRETKAMVELQIRDVGPATVELQIRGGGRPAAGGARRARRARPAAGGASRTKQVLVDKEVISDELFRLLQEQVHYQTRCCILSVLHLDACVSCDKSKLNQDNLISASQVCYF; the protein is encoded by the exons ATGCAGTACTCTAATTCTGAAGCTTTG CAAAGTGGAGTCACTGAGGCAGAGCAGCACCAGCAACTAGCAGCAAGCACAGCAGCACCAGCAGTCTATCTGCGAGCAGAGCAGCACCAACAGCAAGCAGAGcagcaccagcagtccagcagcGGAGCAGAGCAACAGCAGCGGCAAGCCAAGAAGAAAGAGGAGGAGAAAGGAGGGGCAAGGCAGAGcagcaccagcagtccagcagcGAGGCAGAGCAGCACTGAGGCTCACCTGCCTGAAGAGGAGAAGAGCACGAGGGGTCGGCGGCACGAGGAGGGGCGCGAGACGAAGGAGCAGGAGGGGCGCGAGACGAAGGCGATGGTGGAGCTTCAGATCCGCGACGTGGGGCCGGCGACGGTGGAGCTTCAGATCCGCGGCGGCGGGCGTCCAGCGgccggcggcgcgaggagggCTCGACGGGCGCGTCCAGCAGCCGGCGGCGCGTCCAG GACAAAGCAGGTTCTGGTGGACAAAGAGGTGATAAGCGATGAACTCTTCCG GTTACTCCAAGAACAAGTGCATTATCAAACTAGATGTTGTATATTATCCGTCCTTCATCTTGATGCTTGTGTATCCTGCGACAAGTCCAAGCTTAATCAGGATAATCTGATTAGTGCGTCACAAGTCTGCTATTTCTAA